In one window of Streptomyces griseus subsp. griseus DNA:
- a CDS encoding MbtH family protein, with protein MSDAPANPFDADGEFLVLTNDEGQHSLWPLFAAVPEGWSTAHGPCTRREALDWISAHWDGPVAATAR; from the coding sequence ATGAGTGACGCACCCGCCAACCCCTTCGATGCGGACGGGGAGTTCCTCGTCCTGACCAACGACGAGGGACAGCACTCGCTGTGGCCGCTCTTCGCGGCGGTGCCCGAAGGCTGGTCGACGGCTCACGGTCCCTGCACCCGCCGGGAGGCGCTGGACTGGATCAGCGCGCACTGGGACGGCCCCGTCGCCGCCACCGCGCGGTGA
- the fes gene encoding enterochelin esterase — translation MPTVRSPLLRKLLEDVRAGKPDAEDAFWGYVCETGAPLVESDPEGDPGHRLVTFVRREDPARPATHVLALVHTVTDKDRHAGDLAPHLMERIEGTGVWAISHRLRADHRASYQFHATSGTREDALRADRPAWLRVLDHAEPDPLNAGAPLPSRDGRNPASVLELPAAPDQSRTRRRDGGVARGESLDTEVDGRRITVHLPPEHRRGDGPYALAVLLDGEMWGPVLGVGDTLDNLHADGELPPTVAVLVDTMGRRMQDLACSAPFVDWLADTLLPWTEREYGAGADAARTVVAGQSAGGLTAAFAAFRRPDRFGLALSQSGSFWWPDDDREGEWLTGQYARAERRPVTLHLEVGRQEWMLLAENRRFRNILRARGYDVRYREFNGGHDYACWRGGLADGLAGLLGP, via the coding sequence GTGCCCACCGTGCGAAGCCCCCTGCTGCGCAAGCTCCTTGAGGACGTACGGGCGGGCAAGCCCGACGCCGAAGATGCCTTCTGGGGCTACGTCTGCGAAACCGGCGCCCCCCTCGTCGAATCCGACCCCGAGGGCGACCCCGGCCACCGGCTGGTCACCTTCGTCCGCCGCGAGGACCCCGCCCGCCCCGCCACCCACGTCCTGGCCCTGGTCCACACGGTCACCGACAAGGACCGGCACGCCGGGGACCTCGCCCCGCACCTGATGGAGCGGATCGAGGGCACCGGGGTCTGGGCCATCAGCCACCGGCTCCGCGCCGACCACCGCGCCTCGTACCAGTTCCACGCCACCAGCGGCACCCGCGAGGACGCCCTGCGCGCCGACCGCCCCGCCTGGCTCCGGGTCCTCGACCACGCCGAGCCCGACCCGCTCAACGCCGGGGCCCCGCTGCCCTCCCGTGACGGCCGCAACCCCGCTTCCGTACTCGAACTCCCCGCAGCCCCCGACCAGTCGCGCACCCGGCGCCGCGACGGCGGCGTGGCCCGGGGCGAGAGCCTCGACACCGAGGTGGACGGCCGCCGGATCACCGTCCACCTCCCGCCGGAACACCGCCGGGGCGACGGCCCGTACGCGCTCGCCGTGCTCCTCGACGGCGAGATGTGGGGACCGGTCCTCGGCGTCGGCGACACCCTCGACAACCTGCACGCCGACGGCGAACTCCCGCCCACCGTCGCCGTCCTGGTCGACACCATGGGCCGCCGCATGCAGGACCTGGCGTGCAGCGCCCCCTTCGTCGACTGGCTCGCCGACACCCTGCTGCCCTGGACCGAGCGGGAGTACGGGGCCGGGGCGGACGCGGCCCGTACCGTTGTCGCCGGCCAGAGCGCGGGCGGCCTCACCGCCGCCTTCGCCGCCTTCCGCCGCCCCGACCGCTTCGGCCTCGCGCTCTCCCAGTCCGGCTCCTTCTGGTGGCCCGACGACGACCGCGAGGGCGAGTGGCTCACCGGCCAGTACGCCCGGGCGGAGCGCAGGCCGGTCACCCTCCATCTGGAGGTCGGCCGGCAGGAGTGGATGCTGCTGGCGGAGAACCGCCGCTTCCGCAACATCCTGCGGGCCCGTGGCTACGACGTGCGCTACCGGGAGTTCAACGGTGGCCATGACTACGCCTGTTGGCGCGGTGGCCTCGCGGACGGCCTGGCGGGTCTGCTCGGTCCGTAG
- a CDS encoding amino acid adenylation domain-containing protein, whose protein sequence is MHERPNRPTSSSAAHPGSPPSRALPLLTSQAGIYYAHQLAPLGAELNTADCVEIDGPLDADLFTQALGRAVGEAETLAVRVSEADGTPVQRVAHTELVVHRLELTDEQAEAWMREDLARPVDLASADGLMTQALIRVGETRHWWYQRVHHIAVDAYALSLIGQRVAELYSAAVTGEPVPESRFAPLSELTDDEAAYLSGEEYDADRAFWAERMAGYSPEAAPAMPDASAGGDLLHRITDLPASTLDRLSRAARAAKATWAELVVAATAGHLHRLTGTEDVVLGLPLTNRRGPAALRTPAMTVNVLPLRIAVRPWDTGAELLRRVVLEIRAVRRHQRYPQADLRRDLALESADAPLTGPMVNIKAFDTALDFAGLPGTVRNLAAGPVESLAVGAAPGPEGGLRLTLDANPAAYGEAGLAAHEETWLRYLHAWAELLLTEPDRPVATLDLLSDDEVREATAGRTEPAVALTVPQTFTAQAALTPDAVAVRSTLAGTFRGAGAGATDGAEEAEGAGATLTFAELDAASDRLAHLLAGAGGRAESGATVALALPRTADMVVALLAVLKAGLVCQPLDLGHPAARTLAVLEDARPLCVIGTATTLAALPPHGLATVALDAPATADALAACPGGPLPTGPSLGDPAYLIHTSGSTGRPKGVLVSHASPANLGAGHLTDHIAPAVARTGRERLRVAHSASFAFDASWDPLLWMVHGHELHLLDDAAYRDPAVLSAYVDSHRVDYLDVTPSYAEALIAEGLLDEGRHRPAHVVVGGETVPPALWERLTAADAVHPVNLYGPTETTVDAYYWLPGTATDRPEGRPVRGSRVYVLDSSLRPVPAGVAGELYVAGPCLALGYLGRPDLTAERFVADPFGPLHGTPGGRMYRTGDLVRRREDHTLEFLGRSDDQVKIRGFRIELGEIRARLATHPQVTAAAVIARETGHGKRLLAYAVPAKGDTGLPTPDALRDHLAAALPEHMVPSTVTLLDALPRTANDKLDHRALPDPEPLSPAIGAEVVGESGPHTEIVRGLYADVLGIAEPPAAEAGFLDLGGHSLLAARLAARVRGHFGVPFSIADVFRHSSAAAIAAQVRARSGAATASVPLSPLPRTGPLPLSPAQRRLWFLHRLEGPSPTYNIPLVLSVSGPLDRDALQLALHDLVDRHETLRTVYPPTDNAPGAAGDDAPHQVILPPGHEAARPVLRLAEPGSDLTEAVRYSFDLAAEPPLRTVLFSDSPAHHTLLLLLHHIAGDGASTTPLARDLATAYTARLNDTAPEFAPPAGQYVDQAARLQAVLGTPAEPTPLAEAQLAHWREALAGLPDQLELPTDRPRPPIATSAGDTVPFALDAATHEALRRLARAHGATVFMTVQAGLAALLTRHGCGTDIPLGTPVAGRDDDTTAGLVGFFTNTVVLRTDTSGDPGFGALLDRVRATTLAAYEHDALPFDHLVEALNPPRSLARHPLFQVMLAWQSIADGPAAFGPDATARLTAVPSGTAKFDLTLNAGELADGGIAGFLEFRTDLFDRATAQALADRLTRLLTAAARKPETPVGLLPVLGADEVRRVLVEANGLPADRPVPLSLAEVYEVAARLHPERVAVSCAGESLTYARLSSRARSLARLLAARGIGPGSIVALALPRSLDLVAGLLAVSLSGAAYLPMDPDYPADRLAYMLADARPAALVTDAGTADRLPAHELPLITVDEAAGFPDGPLSQSDRTRPLSPQDPAYVIYTSGSTGRPKGVVVTQHNVTRLMTATEHWFAFGPDDVWTLFHSYAFDFSVWELWGALLYGGKVVVVPHLTSRDPQAFLRLLADERVTVLNQTPSAFYQLAAADREAPGHNLALRYVVFGGEALELGRLADWYTRHQENAPTLVNMYGITETTVHVSYLALDRATAASAVSSTIGVNIPDLRVYVLDDRLQPVPSGVTGEMYVAGQGVALGYLGRPDLTAGRFVADPFAHLFGESGTRMYRSGDLARRRTDGALEYFGRGDQQVKIRGFRIELGEIEAVLAAHPEVADVAVVVREDVPGDKRLVGYVVPPPGTDPVPGGLREHAAATLPVHMVPSAVVVLDRLPLTGNGKLDRKALPAPGVPVRGGGRATRTVREEQLCSIFAEVLGLPSAGAEDNFFDLGGHSLLAVRLAGRIKSAFGVEVSIGTVFQAPTPAALDGALDVSREEDPLDVLLPLRPARPGDRAPVHCVHPAGGLSWCYAGLIRHLPADVPIYGLQAQGVGEATADEPLPTTLEELAAHYACRIREVQPEGPYRLLGWSTGGIIAHAIAAVLQEAGAEVELLAILDAYPAEGFRDLPVPDQAEALESLLTMGGYGPDSLGDKELTTAGVVEVLRREGSPLAALSAAKIEALGEVYLNTNDLVRAYDHRVFRGDVLFFRATVDTIDDTLTPETWTPYVSGRIDNTNVACSHKDMTLPEPIAHIARVVADRLTELEK, encoded by the coding sequence GCCACTCGACGCCGACCTGTTCACCCAGGCGCTGGGGCGTGCCGTGGGCGAGGCGGAGACACTGGCCGTACGGGTCTCCGAGGCCGACGGGACACCGGTGCAGCGCGTCGCGCACACCGAACTCGTGGTCCACCGGCTGGAACTGACGGATGAGCAGGCCGAGGCATGGATGCGGGAGGACCTGGCCCGGCCGGTGGACCTCGCCTCCGCCGACGGGCTGATGACGCAGGCACTGATCCGCGTCGGCGAGACCCGCCACTGGTGGTACCAGCGCGTCCACCACATAGCCGTCGACGCCTACGCGCTCTCGCTGATCGGACAGCGGGTCGCCGAGCTCTACTCGGCGGCCGTCACCGGCGAGCCCGTGCCCGAGAGCCGGTTCGCCCCGCTGAGCGAGCTGACCGACGACGAGGCGGCGTATCTCTCCGGTGAGGAGTACGACGCGGACCGCGCCTTCTGGGCGGAGCGGATGGCCGGGTACTCCCCGGAGGCCGCACCGGCCATGCCCGACGCCTCTGCCGGTGGCGACCTCCTGCACCGGATCACCGATCTCCCCGCGAGCACCCTGGACCGGCTCTCCCGGGCGGCGCGGGCCGCGAAGGCGACCTGGGCCGAGCTCGTCGTCGCCGCCACCGCAGGGCATCTGCACCGGCTCACCGGCACCGAGGACGTGGTGCTCGGCCTGCCCCTCACCAACCGGCGCGGTCCGGCCGCCCTGCGCACCCCCGCCATGACGGTGAACGTGCTGCCGCTGCGGATCGCCGTACGCCCGTGGGACACCGGGGCGGAGCTGCTGCGCCGGGTGGTGCTGGAGATCCGCGCGGTCCGCCGCCACCAGCGCTACCCGCAGGCCGACCTCCGCCGCGACCTGGCCCTGGAGTCGGCCGACGCCCCGCTGACCGGCCCGATGGTCAACATCAAGGCCTTCGACACCGCCCTGGACTTCGCCGGACTCCCCGGTACCGTGCGCAACCTCGCCGCAGGCCCCGTGGAGAGCCTGGCGGTCGGCGCGGCACCGGGACCGGAGGGCGGTCTGCGGCTCACGCTGGACGCCAACCCCGCGGCGTACGGGGAGGCGGGGCTCGCCGCCCACGAGGAGACTTGGCTGCGCTACCTCCACGCCTGGGCCGAGCTGCTGCTCACGGAGCCGGACCGGCCCGTCGCCACGCTGGATCTGCTGAGCGACGACGAGGTGCGCGAGGCGACGGCGGGCCGCACCGAGCCGGCCGTCGCCCTGACCGTCCCGCAGACGTTCACCGCACAGGCCGCGCTGACGCCCGATGCCGTCGCCGTACGCTCCACCCTCGCGGGGACGTTCCGTGGGGCCGGAGCCGGGGCGACGGACGGCGCTGAGGAGGCGGAAGGTGCCGGGGCCACCCTCACCTTCGCCGAGCTGGACGCCGCTTCCGACCGCCTGGCCCACCTCCTGGCCGGGGCCGGGGGCCGGGCGGAGAGCGGTGCCACGGTGGCACTCGCCCTGCCCCGGACCGCCGACATGGTGGTGGCCCTGCTCGCCGTGCTCAAGGCAGGCCTGGTCTGCCAGCCGCTGGACCTCGGCCACCCCGCCGCCCGGACGCTGGCCGTCCTGGAGGACGCCAGGCCGCTCTGTGTCATCGGCACGGCGACCACGCTCGCCGCGTTGCCGCCGCACGGCCTCGCCACCGTCGCACTCGACGCGCCCGCTACGGCCGACGCCCTCGCCGCCTGCCCCGGCGGGCCGCTCCCCACCGGGCCGTCCCTCGGTGATCCCGCCTATCTCATCCACACCTCCGGTTCCACCGGGCGCCCCAAGGGCGTCCTCGTCAGCCATGCCTCGCCGGCCAATCTCGGCGCGGGCCACCTCACCGACCACATCGCCCCGGCCGTCGCCCGCACCGGCCGGGAGCGGCTCAGGGTCGCCCACAGCGCCTCGTTCGCCTTCGACGCCTCCTGGGACCCGCTGCTGTGGATGGTCCACGGCCATGAGCTGCATCTGCTGGACGACGCCGCCTACCGCGACCCCGCGGTCCTGTCGGCGTACGTCGACAGCCACCGTGTCGACTATCTCGATGTCACCCCCTCCTACGCCGAAGCGCTCATCGCCGAAGGCCTGCTGGACGAGGGGCGCCACCGCCCCGCCCATGTCGTCGTCGGTGGAGAGACCGTGCCCCCGGCCCTCTGGGAGCGGCTGACCGCCGCCGATGCCGTGCACCCGGTCAACCTCTACGGGCCCACCGAGACGACCGTCGACGCCTACTACTGGCTCCCCGGCACCGCCACGGACCGGCCCGAGGGCAGACCCGTGCGGGGATCGCGGGTCTACGTCCTGGACTCCTCCCTGCGTCCCGTGCCCGCCGGGGTGGCCGGTGAGCTGTACGTCGCCGGGCCCTGTCTGGCCCTCGGCTATCTCGGCCGCCCAGACCTGACGGCCGAGCGGTTCGTCGCCGACCCGTTCGGCCCGCTCCACGGCACCCCCGGCGGCCGGATGTACCGCACCGGGGACCTGGTGCGCCGCCGGGAGGACCACACCCTTGAGTTCCTGGGCCGCAGCGACGACCAGGTGAAGATCCGCGGCTTCCGGATCGAACTCGGCGAGATCCGGGCCCGGCTGGCGACCCATCCGCAGGTCACGGCGGCCGCCGTCATCGCCCGGGAGACCGGACACGGCAAGCGGCTGCTCGCCTACGCGGTCCCGGCGAAGGGTGACACGGGGCTCCCCACCCCCGACGCCCTCCGCGACCACCTGGCCGCCGCCCTGCCCGAGCACATGGTCCCCTCGACCGTGACCCTGCTGGACGCCCTCCCCCGTACCGCCAACGACAAGCTGGACCACCGCGCCCTGCCCGACCCCGAGCCCCTCTCCCCCGCCATCGGGGCGGAGGTCGTCGGTGAGAGCGGACCGCACACCGAGATCGTGCGGGGGCTCTACGCCGACGTGCTCGGTATCGCGGAGCCCCCAGCGGCCGAGGCGGGCTTCCTCGACCTCGGCGGGCACTCCCTGCTCGCCGCCCGGCTCGCCGCCCGCGTCCGCGGGCACTTCGGCGTCCCGTTCTCCATCGCCGACGTCTTCCGCCACTCCAGCGCCGCGGCCATCGCCGCGCAGGTCCGCGCCCGCAGCGGCGCGGCCACCGCGTCCGTACCCCTCTCCCCGCTCCCCCGCACCGGTCCCCTCCCTCTCTCTCCGGCCCAGCGGCGGCTCTGGTTCCTCCACCGCCTGGAAGGCCCCAGCCCGACCTACAACATCCCGCTCGTCCTCAGCGTCAGCGGCCCCCTGGACCGGGACGCGCTCCAGCTCGCCCTGCACGATCTGGTGGACCGTCACGAGACACTGAGAACGGTATATCCACCCACTGACAACGCCCCCGGAGCGGCCGGGGACGACGCCCCTCACCAGGTCATTCTTCCGCCGGGCCATGAGGCGGCCCGGCCGGTGCTGCGCCTCGCGGAGCCCGGCAGCGACCTCACCGAGGCCGTGCGGTACTCCTTCGACCTGGCCGCCGAGCCGCCCCTGCGCACGGTCCTGTTCAGCGACTCCCCCGCTCACCACACCCTGCTCCTGCTGCTCCACCACATCGCGGGCGACGGCGCGTCCACCACGCCCCTGGCACGCGACCTCGCCACGGCCTACACAGCCCGCCTCAACGACACCGCCCCGGAGTTCGCACCGCCGGCCGGCCAGTACGTCGACCAGGCCGCCCGGCTCCAAGCGGTCCTGGGCACCCCGGCCGAGCCGACCCCGCTCGCCGAGGCCCAGCTCGCCCACTGGCGCGAGGCGCTGGCCGGGCTGCCGGACCAGCTGGAGCTGCCCACCGACCGGCCCCGCCCTCCCATCGCCACCTCGGCCGGTGACACCGTGCCGTTCGCCCTGGACGCGGCCACGCACGAGGCGCTGCGCCGGCTGGCCCGGGCGCACGGCGCGACGGTCTTCATGACCGTGCAGGCGGGCCTCGCCGCCCTCCTCACCCGGCACGGCTGCGGCACCGACATCCCGCTCGGCACCCCCGTGGCGGGCCGCGACGACGACACCACGGCCGGGCTCGTCGGCTTCTTCACCAACACCGTGGTCCTGCGCACGGACACCTCGGGCGACCCGGGCTTCGGCGCGCTGCTCGACCGGGTGCGGGCGACGACGCTGGCCGCGTACGAGCACGACGCACTGCCGTTCGACCATCTGGTGGAGGCGCTGAACCCGCCGCGCTCGCTGGCCCGGCACCCGCTGTTCCAGGTGATGCTGGCCTGGCAGTCCATCGCGGACGGGCCCGCCGCCTTCGGTCCTGACGCCACCGCGCGGCTCACCGCCGTACCGTCGGGCACCGCAAAGTTCGATCTGACCCTCAACGCGGGCGAGCTGGCCGACGGGGGCATCGCCGGGTTCCTGGAATTCCGCACGGACCTCTTCGACCGGGCGACCGCCCAGGCCCTCGCGGACCGGCTGACCCGGCTGCTGACCGCTGCGGCCAGGAAGCCCGAGACCCCCGTGGGTCTGCTGCCCGTGCTCGGTGCGGACGAGGTGCGCCGTGTTCTGGTCGAGGCCAACGGCCTGCCCGCCGACCGGCCGGTGCCGCTGTCGCTCGCGGAGGTGTACGAGGTGGCGGCCCGCCTCCACCCGGAGCGGGTGGCCGTGAGCTGTGCGGGCGAGTCACTGACGTACGCCCGACTCTCATCGCGCGCACGGTCGTTGGCACGATTGCTCGCGGCCCGTGGCATCGGACCCGGCTCCATCGTGGCGCTCGCGCTGCCGCGTTCGCTGGACCTGGTCGCCGGGCTGCTCGCGGTGTCGCTGTCGGGGGCCGCATATCTGCCGATGGACCCGGACTACCCGGCCGACCGGCTGGCGTACATGCTGGCGGACGCCCGTCCGGCCGCGCTGGTCACGGACGCGGGAACGGCGGACCGGCTGCCCGCGCACGAGCTGCCGCTGATCACGGTGGACGAGGCGGCGGGCTTCCCGGACGGACCGCTCAGCCAGTCGGACCGGACCCGCCCGCTGAGCCCGCAGGACCCGGCATACGTCATCTACACCTCGGGATCCACCGGACGCCCCAAGGGAGTTGTCGTCACGCAGCACAATGTGACGCGGCTGATGACGGCGACCGAGCACTGGTTCGCGTTCGGTCCGGACGACGTGTGGACGCTGTTCCACTCCTACGCCTTCGACTTCTCGGTCTGGGAGCTGTGGGGCGCGCTGCTGTACGGCGGCAAGGTCGTCGTCGTACCGCACCTGACGAGCCGTGACCCGCAGGCGTTCCTGAGGCTGTTGGCGGACGAGCGGGTGACCGTTCTCAACCAGACGCCGTCCGCCTTCTACCAGCTGGCCGCCGCCGACCGGGAGGCCCCGGGGCACAACCTGGCCCTGCGGTATGTGGTGTTCGGCGGTGAGGCACTGGAGCTGGGGCGGCTCGCGGACTGGTACACGCGCCACCAGGAGAACGCGCCGACCCTGGTCAACATGTACGGCATCACCGAGACCACGGTCCATGTCTCCTATCTGGCGCTGGACCGGGCGACGGCCGCCTCGGCGGTCTCCAGCACCATCGGGGTCAACATCCCCGACCTGCGCGTCTACGTGCTGGACGACCGGCTCCAGCCGGTGCCGTCCGGGGTCACCGGCGAGATGTACGTCGCCGGCCAGGGTGTCGCCCTCGGCTATCTGGGGCGGCCCGACCTGACGGCGGGGCGTTTCGTCGCCGACCCGTTCGCCCATCTCTTCGGCGAGAGCGGGACCCGGATGTACCGCTCGGGCGACCTCGCCAGACGGCGTACCGATGGGGCCCTGGAGTATTTCGGGCGCGGCGACCAGCAGGTGAAGATCCGCGGTTTCCGTATCGAACTCGGAGAGATCGAAGCCGTGTTGGCCGCGCATCCGGAGGTCGCCGACGTGGCGGTCGTCGTACGCGAGGACGTGCCCGGCGACAAGCGGCTGGTCGGCTATGTGGTTCCGCCGCCCGGCACCGACCCGGTCCCGGGCGGGTTGCGCGAGCACGCGGCGGCGACGCTGCCGGTGCACATGGTGCCCTCGGCCGTGGTGGTGCTGGACCGGCTGCCGCTGACCGGCAACGGCAAGCTGGACCGTAAGGCGCTGCCCGCGCCGGGAGTTCCGGTGCGTGGTGGGGGCCGGGCGACGCGCACCGTACGCGAGGAGCAGCTCTGCTCCATCTTCGCGGAGGTGCTGGGGCTGCCGTCGGCCGGGGCGGAGGACAACTTCTTCGACCTGGGGGGCCATTCGCTGCTCGCGGTGCGCCTGGCGGGGCGGATCAAGTCCGCGTTCGGGGTCGAGGTGTCGATCGGCACGGTCTTCCAGGCGCCGACTCCGGCCGCACTGGACGGGGCGCTGGACGTCTCGCGCGAGGAGGACCCACTGGATGTACTGCTGCCGCTGCGGCCGGCCCGCCCCGGTGACCGGGCGCCCGTCCACTGCGTACACCCTGCCGGTGGTCTGAGCTGGTGCTATGCCGGGCTGATCCGCCATCTCCCGGCCGATGTGCCGATCTACGGGCTCCAGGCGCAGGGCGTCGGTGAGGCCACGGCGGACGAGCCGCTGCCGACCACCTTGGAGGAGCTGGCCGCCCACTACGCCTGTCGGATTCGCGAGGTCCAGCCCGAGGGCCCCTACCGGCTGCTCGGCTGGTCGACCGGCGGCATCATCGCCCACGCCATCGCGGCTGTCCTCCAAGAGGCAGGCGCTGAGGTGGAGTTGCTGGCGATCCTTGACGCATACCCGGCCGAGGGATTCCGCGACCTGCCGGTGCCCGACCAGGCCGAGGCGCTGGAATCCCTTCTGACGATGGGCGGTTACGGCCCCGACAGCCTCGGCGACAAGGAGCTGACGACGGCCGGCGTGGTGGAGGTGCTGCGCCGCGAGGGTTCCCCGCTGGCCGCGCTCTCCGCCGCGAAGATCGAGGCGCTGGGCGAGGTGTACCTCAACACCAACGACCTCGTACGCGCCTACGACCACCGGGTGTTCCGGGGCGATGTGCTGTTCTTCCGGGCCACGGTGGACACCATCGACGACACCCTGACGCCGGAGACGTGGACGCCGTACGTGAGCGGGCGCATCGACAACACGAACGTCGCCTGCTCGCACAAGGACATGACCCTGCCCGAACCGATCGCGCACATCGCCCGCGTGGTCGCCGACCGACTCACCGAGCTGGAGAAGTGA
- a CDS encoding DHA2 family efflux MFS transporter permease subunit: MSGLLIRPRIRPRVAVVLVYTAAMCMNGLDSTIVNPALYTIAGDFGRPLSAANTVETAFLVALAVGLPVAGWLGDRFGTKRVFLGVLTAFTLASAVCGLAPDLNTLVAARAVQGLAGGLLTPVGMTLLFRAFPPHERMKLAKVLIVPTALMPALGPPLGGLLTEHLSWHWLFFVNVPIGAAAVALGVLGLREHVEGSEGTFDTVGFWLATPALGLLTYALGFGPSQGWTRPAVAVSAALGSALLVAAVLHHVRAKTPLLKLRLLADRVYGSASALAGVTAAGLMGVLFVFPLLYQASLGASALDAGLSVFPEAVGLMLASQVVDRLLPRLGPRLLTVPALLVAAAVFATLAIPGVAENAWSVRGLMFLIGLVLGTAVLTVQISGFESIGPADMGQAMGLFQIVRTLGGALGIAVCAAVIGDGHVTEAAAPGPYRTAVWVTAGLVAAGALIALRLPREAPQPPPFEDEDAPPPGEGLAADEAAAVKG, encoded by the coding sequence GTGAGCGGGCTGCTGATCCGGCCCCGGATACGTCCCCGGGTCGCCGTCGTCCTCGTCTACACGGCCGCGATGTGTATGAACGGCCTGGACTCGACGATCGTGAACCCGGCGCTCTACACCATCGCGGGCGACTTCGGCCGCCCCCTGTCCGCTGCCAACACCGTGGAGACGGCCTTCCTGGTCGCACTCGCGGTGGGGCTGCCGGTGGCGGGGTGGCTGGGTGACCGGTTCGGGACGAAGCGGGTGTTCCTCGGCGTGCTCACGGCGTTCACTCTCGCCTCGGCGGTCTGCGGCCTGGCACCGGACCTCAACACGCTCGTCGCGGCCAGGGCCGTACAGGGCCTGGCCGGCGGGCTGTTGACGCCGGTCGGGATGACGCTGCTGTTCCGGGCGTTCCCACCGCATGAGCGGATGAAGCTGGCCAAGGTGCTGATCGTACCGACGGCCCTGATGCCCGCGCTCGGTCCGCCGCTGGGCGGGCTGCTGACCGAACACCTCTCCTGGCACTGGCTGTTCTTCGTGAATGTACCGATCGGTGCGGCGGCGGTGGCGCTGGGCGTCCTCGGTCTGCGGGAGCATGTCGAGGGCTCCGAGGGGACGTTCGACACCGTCGGCTTCTGGCTGGCCACTCCGGCGCTGGGACTGCTGACGTACGCGCTCGGCTTCGGCCCGTCCCAGGGGTGGACCCGGCCCGCCGTCGCCGTCAGCGCGGCCCTGGGCTCGGCCCTGCTCGTGGCGGCCGTTCTGCATCACGTGCGAGCGAAGACACCGTTGTTGAAGCTGCGGCTGCTCGCCGACCGGGTCTACGGGTCGGCGTCCGCGCTGGCCGGGGTCACGGCGGCCGGGCTGATGGGCGTGCTGTTCGTCTTCCCGCTGCTCTACCAGGCGAGCCTGGGCGCCTCGGCGCTCGACGCCGGGCTGAGCGTCTTCCCGGAGGCCGTGGGGCTGATGCTGGCCTCTCAGGTGGTGGACCGGCTGCTGCCCCGGCTCGGCCCCCGGCTGCTGACCGTGCCGGCGCTGCTGGTCGCGGCGGCGGTCTTCGCGACACTCGCGATCCCGGGCGTGGCGGAGAACGCGTGGAGCGTGCGCGGGCTGATGTTCCTGATCGGTCTGGTGCTCGGCACGGCGGTGCTGACCGTGCAGATCTCCGGGTTCGAGTCGATCGGGCCCGCCGACATGGGCCAGGCGATGGGCCTGTTCCAGATCGTCCGCACCCTCGGCGGCGCGCTGGGTATCGCCGTCTGTGCGGCGGTGATCGGGGACGGCCACGTGACGGAGGCCGCCGCCCCGGGCCCGTACCGGACGGCGGTGTGGGTGACGGCGGGGCTCGTCGCCGCCGGGGCGCTCATCGCGCTGCGGCTGCCGCGCGAGGCCCCGCAGCCGCCGCCGTTCGAGGACGAGGACGCGCCGCCGCCGGGTGAGGGCCTGGCGGCGGACGAGGCTGCGGCCGTCAAGGGCTGA